One segment of bacterium DNA contains the following:
- a CDS encoding PqqD family protein: protein MSHEVAPNATWKELDGSIVVVNTVSGAYYCLNESAAVIWQDVAAGKDNNSIIEHLSGVYEVDPTMVAADLQKSIDYWIQENLIVAKDA, encoded by the coding sequence ATGTCTCATGAAGTTGCTCCAAATGCTACTTGGAAAGAACTGGACGGTTCCATCGTTGTTGTTAATACTGTTTCAGGAGCGTATTACTGCCTGAACGAAAGTGCCGCGGTGATCTGGCAGGATGTGGCCGCGGGCAAAGACAATAATTCCATTATCGAGCATTTGTCGGGGGTCTATGAAGTCGATCCGACAATGGTTGCAGCCGATCTGCAAAAATCAATCGACTATTGGATACAGGAAAACCTGATTGTCGCAAAAGATGCTTAA